A genomic segment from Glycine soja cultivar W05 chromosome 18, ASM419377v2, whole genome shotgun sequence encodes:
- the LOC114394566 gene encoding uncharacterized protein LOC114394566, whose amino-acid sequence MVQWHRHVFPFLRPIHKRVLEPHATHSAPSLVLSRLASSLSQGQLGRRTWTTTTLPCFSRPVFLTFQHQGISSSAQLLANSSEETPVLSPLAPVSLLSSSKGEDQKQKVVTKPEKVQAILKAIKQSPKKVNLVAALVRGMLVKDALMQLELTIKRAAKTVYQVIHSARANASHNHGLDPERLIVAEAFVGKGFYKKRLWPHAKGKSSLRVRPECRLTVVVREITAEEEAEIARLRVHNFKRLTKRQKRLVPHQLIESNPIWGRKNKSRGQNVSATPA is encoded by the exons ATGGTGCAGTGGCATAGACACGTTTTTCCCTTTCTTCGCCCCATTCACAAGCGAGTATTGGAACCCCACGCCACTCATTCAGCTCCAAGCCTTGTACTTTCTCGCTTAGCCTCTTCTCTTTCACAag GTCAGTTGGGGAGGAGAACATGGACAACAACAACTTTGCCCTGTTTTTCAAGACCCGTTTTTCTCACTTTCCAACATCAG GGAATATCAAGTTCTGCTCAGTTGCTGGCAAATTCATCTGAGGAAACACCTGTTTTGTCACCTTTAGCCCCAGTTTCATTATTGAGTAGTTCAAAAGGTGAAGACCAGAAGCAGAAAGTTGTTACTAAGCCAGAAAAAGTTCAAGCGATATTAAAGGCAATAAAACAG AGTCCAAAGAAGGTCAACTTGGTTGCTGCTCTGGTTCGTGGTATGCTTGTTAAAGATGCATTGATGCAGTTGGAATTGACAATAAAACGAGCAGCAAAAACTGTATATCAG GTTATTCATTCAGCCCGAGCAAATGCCTCTCACAATCATGGGTTAGATCCAGAACGTCTCATTGTTG CGGAAGCATTTGTAGGAAAGGGGTTTTATAAAAAGAGACTTTGGCCCCATGCCAAAGGAAAATCGTCGCTTAGAGTAAGACCAGAATGCAGGCTAACAGTTGTAGTAAGAGAGATAACTGCTGAAGAAGAGGCAGAGATTGCTAGGCTGAGGGTCCACAACTTCAAGAGACTCACCAAGCGTCAGAAACGACTTGTGCCTCATCAGCTCATTGAGTCCAATCCTATTTGGGGCCGCAAAAACAAATCTAGGGGTCAAAACGTGAGTGCTACACCTGCATGA
- the LOC114396376 gene encoding protein ARABIDILLO 2-like, which translates to MVEDGDEVDARSTEDWLLHAQELVPVVLDKAREVKGFAGRWKMIVAKLEQIPSQLSDLSSHPCFSKNALCKEQLQAVSKTLGEAIELAELCVKEKYEGKLRMQSDLDALAGKLDLNLRDCGLLIKTGVLGEATLPLTVSSSVAESDVATHNNIRELLARLQIGHLEAKHRALDSVVEAMKEDEKSVLAVLGRSNIAALVQLLTATSPRIREKTVTVICSLAETGSCENWLVSEGVLPPLIRLVESGSVVGKEKATISLQRLSMSAETARAIVGHGGVRPLVALCQTGDSVSQAAAACTLKNISAVPEVRQALAEEGIVTVMINLLNCGILLGSKEHAAECLQNLTASNENLRKSVISEGGVRSLLAYLDGPLPQESAVGALRNLVGLVPEESLVSLGLIPRLTHVLKSGSLGAQQAAAAAICCACSSTDMKKMVGEAGCIPLLVKMLEAKSNSVREVAAQAIASLMVVSQNRREVKKDDKSVPNLVQLLDPSPQNTAKKYAVTCLGSLSSCKKCKKLMISYGAIGYLKKLTEMDIPGAKKLHERLERGKFRSLFSKK; encoded by the coding sequence ATGGTGGAAGATGGTGATGAGGTTGATGCACGTTCCACAGAAGACTGGTTGTTGCATGCACAGGAACTTGTTCCTGTTGTCCTTGATAAGGCCAGAGAGGTCAAGGGATTTGCTGGTAGATGGAAGATGATTGTTGCGAAATTGGAACAGATCCCTTCGCAGTTATCGGATTTGTCGAGCCATCCATGCTTCTCGAAGAATGCTCTTTGCAAGGAGCAGTTGCAGGCTGTGTCAAAAACACTTGGGGAAGCGATTGAATTGGCTGAGTTGTGTGTGAAGGAGAAGTATGAGGGTAAGCTTCGGATGCAGAGTGATCTGGATGCATTGGCTGGGAAGCTTGATTTGAATTTGAGGGATTGTGGGCTTCTGATCAAGACTGGTGTGCTTGGTGAGGCTACTTTGCCATTAACTGTGTCTAGTTCTGTGGCAGAATCAGATGTTGCAACACACAACAACATAAGGGAGTTGCTGGCGCGCCTTCAGATCGGGCACTTGGAAGCGAAGCACCGAGCTTTAGACAGCGTTGTTGAGGCCATGAAGGAGGATGAGAAGAGTGTTTTAGCTGTTCTTGGTCGGAGCAACATTGCTGCTTTGGTTCAATTGCTTACAGCTACCTCTCCCAGGATAAGAGAAAAAACAGTTACTGTAATATGCTCGCTTGCAGAAACCGGTAGCTGTGAAAATTGGCTAGTTTCTGAAGGAGTTCTGCCTCCTCTTATAAGGCTTGTTGAATCCGGCAGTGTGGTGGGGAAGGAGAAGGCAACAATATCCCTTCAGAGGTTGTCGATGTCAGCCGAAACAGCACGAGCAATCGTGGGACATGGCGGGGTTCGTCCATTGGTTGCACTTTGTCAAACCGGTGATTCTGTGTCACAGGCCGCGGCTGCGTGTACTCTGAAGAACATATCAGCTGTTCCTGAGGTGAGACAAGCATTGGCTGAAGAAGGGATTGTGACGGTAATGATCAATCTGCTTAACTGTGGAATTCTGTTAGGTTCCAAAGAGCATGCTGCAGAGTGCTTGCAGAACCTCACTGCAAGCAATGAGAATCTAAGGAAGAGTGTCATATCAGAAGGTGGTGTTAGGAGTCTTCTGGCTTATCTTGATGGTCCACTTCCTCAGGAATCTGCGGTTGGAGCATTGAGGAACTTGGTTGGATTAGTCCCTGAGGAATCCTTGGTTTCCCTCGGTTTGATCCCCCGTTTGACTCATGTGTTAAAGTCCGGATCCTTAGGTGCTCAGCAAGCAGCTGCGGCTGCGATATGCTGCGCTTGCAGTTCCACAGACATGAAGAAAATGGTTGGTGAAGCTGGCTGCATCCCTCTCCTTGTGAAGATGCTTGAGGCCAAGTCAAACAGTGTTAGAGAGGTTGCTGCTCAAGCAATAGCAAGCTTGATGGTTGTGTCTCAGAATCGAAGAGAGGTTAAGAAGGATGATAAGAGTGTGCCAAACTTGGTTCAGTTGCTTGATCCAAGCCCTCAGAATACTGCAAAAAAATATGCAGTTACTTGCCTTGGATCACTTTCTTCATGTAAGAAATGTAAGAAGCTAATGATCTCGTATGGGGCAATTGGGTATCTGAAGAAACTTACTGAGATGGACATTCCAGGAGCTAAAAAGCTGCATGAAAGGTTGGAAAGAGGGAAATTTAGAAGTTTGTTTAGCAAGaaatag
- the LOC114396537 gene encoding peroxisomal membrane protein 11C-like, translating to MSTLDATRAELGLLVLYLGKAEARDKICRAIQYGSKFLSNGEPGTAQNVDKTTSLARKVFRLFKFVNDLHALISPTPQGTPLPLILLGKSKNALLSTFLFLDQFVWLGRTGIYQNKERTELIGRISLYCWLGSSVCTTLVELGELGRLSSSMKKLEKDLKNKNKYDNEQYRAKLNKSNERTLSLIKAGIDTVVAVGLLQLAPKTVTPRVTGAFGFVSSLISCYQLLPAPAKSKTL from the exons ATGAGTACGTTGGATGCAACAAGGGCTGAACTTGGTCTTCTTGTTTTATATTTGGGCAAGGCTGAAGCAAGGGACAAAATATGCAGGGCAATACAATATGGTTCCAAATTTTTGAGTAACGGGGAACCTGGTACTGCTCAGAATGTCGACAAAACAACCAGCTTGGCACGAAAAGTCTTCCGTCTTTTTAAG TTTGTCAATGACCTACATGCTTTGATAAGTCCAACACCACAGGGCACTCCCCTCCCCCTAATTCTGTTGGGAAAG tcCAAGAATGCACTACTCTCCACTTTCTTGTTTCTTGATCAATTTGTGTGGCTTGGCAGAACAGGCATCTACCAG AATAAAGAGCGCACTGAACTAATTGGTCGGATATCTCTTTACTGTTGGCTGGGTTCCTCAGTGTGTACCACCTTAGTTGAG CTTGGGGAGCTTGGAAGgctttcttcatcaatgaagaaGTTAGAGAAAGATCTCAAGAACAAGAATAAATATGAT AATGAGCAATACCGTGCCAAACTAAACAAGTCAAATGAGAGAACTCTATCACTTATCAAAGCAGGAATTGATACAGTGGTAGCAGTTGGACTGCTTCAATTGGCACCCAAGACAGTTACTCCTCGCGTGACTGGGGCATTTGGATTTGTTTCGTCTCTAATATCTTGTTATCAG TTGCTTCCTGCCCCAGCCAAGTCCAAAACTTTGTGA